One Luteimonas sp. MC1825 DNA segment encodes these proteins:
- a CDS encoding Hsp33 family molecular chaperone HslO: protein MTHPDRDHLTRFLLPRAGVRGVHVHLDDTWRSITSSDDYPPTVRAMLGESSAAAALFTGHTKVDGRLSVQLRGTSALRTLFAECTAAGTLRGIARMADDAGDIAGLHAIGDDALLAITIENPGIGDRDPVRYQSLVSLDAPDLSTAFEAYFVQSEQLPTRILLAADGDSAVGLMLQKLPGDSVADVDGWDRASALFSTLRCTELLETGVGELLHRLFHEEDPQIVGGRPLEFACSCSRGRVEAMLASLGRTEAEAALADGVASVRCEFCGQAYAFDAAGIHAIFTQQRSPMDAPPRLQ, encoded by the coding sequence ATGACCCATCCAGACCGCGACCACCTCACCCGCTTCCTGCTGCCGCGCGCCGGCGTGCGTGGCGTGCACGTGCACCTCGATGACACATGGCGGTCGATCACCTCGAGCGACGACTACCCGCCGACCGTGCGCGCCATGCTCGGCGAATCCAGCGCGGCCGCGGCGCTGTTCACCGGGCATACCAAGGTCGACGGCCGGCTCTCCGTGCAGCTCCGCGGCACGTCCGCGCTGCGCACGCTGTTTGCCGAATGCACCGCCGCCGGCACCCTGCGCGGCATCGCGCGCATGGCCGACGACGCCGGTGACATCGCCGGCCTGCACGCCATCGGCGACGACGCGCTGCTGGCGATCACCATCGAGAACCCGGGCATCGGCGACCGCGATCCGGTGCGCTACCAGAGTCTGGTGTCACTGGACGCGCCCGACCTGTCGACCGCCTTCGAGGCGTACTTCGTGCAGTCCGAACAGCTGCCCACGCGCATCCTGCTGGCGGCCGACGGCGACTCCGCGGTCGGGCTGATGCTGCAGAAGCTGCCTGGCGACAGCGTCGCCGACGTGGACGGCTGGGACCGTGCCAGCGCCCTGTTCTCCACCCTGCGCTGCACGGAGCTCCTGGAAACGGGGGTCGGCGAACTCCTGCACCGCCTGTTCCACGAGGAGGATCCGCAGATCGTGGGCGGCCGTCCGCTGGAGTTCGCATGCTCGTGCTCGCGCGGGCGGGTGGAGGCCATGCTGGCCTCACTTGGGCGGACCGAAGCCGAGGCCGCCCTGGCCGATGGCGTCGCTTCGGTACGTTGCGAGTTCTGTGGCCAGGCGTACGCGTTCGACGCGGCCGGGATACACGCGATCTTCACGCAGCAGCGGAGCCCAATGGATGCCCCGCCCCGCCTGCAATAA
- the mtgA gene encoding monofunctional biosynthetic peptidoglycan transglycosylase, with translation MIASRDKDGLSPAQAAPARRRSRWHWLWKLPLLLALLSVAQVLALRFIDPPFSAFMAIRQFEALRAGDTGFRVAYDWRDLDQLAPSLPLALVAAEDQNFLAHRGFDIKAIEQARAHNARGGRTRGASTISQQLAKNLFLWSGRSWVRKGAEAWYTVLIESLWPKRRIIEVYANIAEFGDGIYGAQAAARSYWGKDASRLAASESARLAAVLPSPKRYSAHRPGPYVQRRARWIERNMRNLDGPAWREALE, from the coding sequence ATGATCGCTTCGCGTGACAAGGACGGCCTGTCGCCGGCACAGGCGGCACCTGCGCGCCGGCGCAGCCGTTGGCACTGGCTGTGGAAGCTGCCGCTGCTGCTCGCCCTGCTGAGCGTGGCCCAGGTGCTGGCGCTGCGCTTCATCGATCCCCCATTCTCGGCGTTCATGGCGATCCGGCAGTTCGAGGCGCTGCGCGCCGGCGACACTGGCTTCCGCGTTGCCTACGACTGGCGCGATCTCGACCAGCTGGCGCCGTCACTGCCGCTGGCGCTGGTCGCCGCCGAGGACCAGAACTTCCTCGCCCACCGCGGCTTCGACATCAAGGCCATCGAGCAGGCGCGCGCGCACAACGCCCGCGGCGGGCGCACCCGTGGCGCCAGCACCATCAGCCAGCAGCTGGCCAAGAACCTGTTCCTGTGGAGCGGGCGCAGCTGGGTGCGCAAGGGCGCCGAGGCCTGGTACACGGTGCTGATCGAATCCCTGTGGCCCAAGCGCCGGATCATCGAGGTGTACGCCAACATCGCCGAGTTCGGCGATGGCATCTACGGCGCGCAGGCGGCTGCCCGCAGCTACTGGGGCAAGGACGCGTCCCGGTTGGCGGCGTCGGAGAGCGCGCGGCTGGCCGCCGTGCTCCCCAGCCCGAAGCGCTACAGCGCGCACCGGCCGGGCCCCTACGTGCAGCGCCGCGCGCGCTGGATCGAGCGCAACATGCGCAACCTGGATGGCCCGGCGTGGCGCGAAGCGCTGGAATGA
- a CDS encoding glycosyltransferase family 2 protein, protein MEPDRLTVVVAAFNEAEPLPVLHRRLAQVLDALPAASGVEGRVLYVDDGSSDGTWQVMQALAAADARVSLLRLSRNFGKEAALTAGLDRVTHGAALILDADGQDPPELIPEFVARWREGFDDVHGTRLAREGEGWIKRGSAHAFYRVMQRLSKTPVPADTGDFRLLSPRALAALRELRERHRFMKGLFGWIGFNRISVPYLRDARLSGKSKFNLWQLWNFALEGITSFSTAPLRLATYLGVATALVAFAYGLWVIVKALLWSDPVAGWPTMMAVILFLGGVQLMALGLIGEYLGRLYEESKQRPLYVVDAWHPAGGVCSGVPSNIEGSRHAHGEASAGVQGT, encoded by the coding sequence ATGGAACCCGATCGCCTGACCGTGGTGGTGGCCGCCTTCAACGAGGCCGAGCCGCTGCCGGTGCTGCACCGCCGCCTGGCCCAGGTGCTGGACGCGCTGCCCGCGGCCAGTGGCGTCGAGGGGCGCGTGCTGTATGTCGACGATGGCAGCAGCGACGGCACCTGGCAGGTGATGCAGGCGCTGGCGGCGGCCGATGCGCGGGTGTCGCTGCTGCGCCTGTCGCGCAACTTCGGCAAGGAAGCGGCACTGACCGCCGGCCTCGACCGGGTGACGCACGGTGCCGCGCTCATCCTCGACGCCGACGGCCAGGATCCGCCGGAGCTGATCCCGGAGTTCGTGGCGCGCTGGCGCGAGGGCTTTGACGACGTGCACGGCACGCGCCTGGCGCGCGAGGGCGAAGGCTGGATCAAGCGCGGATCGGCGCATGCGTTCTATCGCGTGATGCAGCGCCTGTCGAAGACCCCGGTGCCGGCCGACACCGGCGACTTCCGCCTGCTGTCGCCCCGTGCGCTTGCCGCGCTGCGCGAGCTGCGCGAGCGCCACCGCTTCATGAAGGGCCTGTTCGGCTGGATCGGCTTCAACCGCATCAGCGTGCCCTACCTGCGCGACGCGCGCCTGTCGGGCAAGAGCAAGTTCAACCTGTGGCAGCTGTGGAATTTCGCGCTGGAAGGCATCACCAGCTTTTCCACCGCGCCGCTGCGCTTGGCGACCTATCTCGGCGTGGCCACCGCGCTGGTCGCCTTCGCCTATGGCCTGTGGGTGATCGTCAAGGCGTTGTTGTGGAGTGACCCGGTCGCGGGCTGGCCGACGATGATGGCGGTCATCCTGTTCCTCGGCGGGGTGCAGTTGATGGCGCTGGGCCTGATCGGCGAATACCTGGGGCGCCTGTACGAGGAGTCGAAGCAGCGTCCGCTGTACGTGGTCGACGCCTGGCATCCGGCCGGCGGGGTATGCTCGGGCGTGCCATCCAACATCGAGGGAAGCCGCCATGCGCACGGTGAGGCATCTGCTGGAGTCCAAGGCACCTGA
- a CDS encoding CBS domain-containing protein — protein MRTVRHLLESKAPEVHAIGPDAPVIDAIRLMSEKGIGALLVLGNGGRLVGILSERDYARKVVLAGRSSKDTPVRDIMTADVVTVGLGDDASACMRMVTERRIRHLPVVDGDAVLGVVSIGDLVKAVIEEQQEELQQLQRYITS, from the coding sequence ATGCGCACGGTGAGGCATCTGCTGGAGTCCAAGGCACCTGAGGTGCATGCCATCGGCCCGGACGCCCCGGTGATCGACGCGATCCGCCTGATGTCCGAGAAGGGCATCGGCGCGCTGCTGGTGCTGGGCAACGGTGGCAGGCTGGTCGGGATCCTCTCGGAGCGCGACTACGCGCGCAAGGTGGTGCTGGCCGGGCGCTCGTCGAAGGACACCCCGGTGCGCGACATCATGACCGCCGACGTGGTCACCGTCGGCCTGGGCGATGACGCGTCCGCCTGCATGCGCATGGTCACCGAGCGCCGCATCCGTCACCTGCCGGTCGTGGATGGCGATGCGGTGCTGGGCGTGGTGTCGATCGGCGACCTGGTGAAGGCGGTGATCGAGGAGCAGCAGGAAGAGCTCCAGCAGCTGCAGCGCTACATCACGTCGTGA
- a CDS encoding AsmA family protein produces the protein MPPETPPPAAAPPPRARPRALDAVTAHPWRTLAGALAVAIVALVLLWDWNWFKGPLERIVAAKTGRSFEIGGDLDVDLGRITVVRAGKLRLGNADWSDEPMMATADQLELHVRPFTLLPGRQARIPELRLTNPDLLLEKGDKAGNWVFPAMDGDGPGPAFERLWVDDGRLRFIDAKGGTDIDLAVASRAPKDSTTAPPITLKGSGHWRGEAFTLSGAAASPLALQAARRPYAIDLRAAAGATRAHARGTVTDPVRMADFDLRMALSGRNLEDLYPLIGVALPPTAPYALDGRFTRDGTTWHYDDFTGKVGDSDLGGSASVTTGGERLMLRANLHSARLDFDDLAGFVGAAPQSGGGETSNPELKAQAAKQAASGRLLPDTPYALHKLRAMDADVRWKAARIQAPGWPLDDMDAHIKLQAGQLRLDPLDFGVAGGTIRSTIRMDARKDVIRTDADIQARRLDLAKLFPNIELTRDAVGRVGGNINIAGNGNSIADMLGSADGDIALGMGRGQVSNLLMELAGIDIYEALKFLIGKDRRVAIRCAFGDFSVKDGLMTSRALAFDTSDTIIVGEGTIDLGDERLDLLLKPRPKDRSFLSLRSPLVLDGSFRDPRFRPDMGRLGLRGAIALALASIAPPAALLATLELGGGEDSGCGGDYAK, from the coding sequence ATGCCTCCTGAAACCCCGCCACCTGCCGCCGCGCCGCCCCCACGGGCACGGCCGCGTGCACTCGACGCGGTCACCGCGCATCCGTGGCGGACGCTTGCCGGAGCGTTGGCCGTGGCGATCGTCGCGCTGGTGCTGCTCTGGGACTGGAACTGGTTCAAGGGGCCGCTGGAGCGCATCGTGGCGGCGAAGACCGGCCGCAGCTTCGAGATCGGCGGCGACCTCGATGTCGATCTCGGGCGCATCACCGTCGTGCGCGCCGGCAAGCTGCGGCTCGGCAACGCCGACTGGTCGGACGAGCCGATGATGGCCACCGCCGACCAGCTTGAACTTCACGTGCGCCCGTTCACGCTGCTGCCCGGGCGCCAGGCGCGCATTCCCGAACTGCGCCTGACCAACCCCGACCTGCTGCTGGAGAAGGGCGACAAGGCCGGCAACTGGGTGTTCCCCGCCATGGATGGCGATGGGCCCGGCCCGGCGTTCGAGCGCCTGTGGGTGGATGACGGTCGCCTGCGCTTCATCGACGCCAAGGGTGGCACCGACATCGATCTGGCGGTGGCGAGCCGCGCGCCCAAGGACAGCACGACCGCGCCGCCGATCACCCTCAAGGGCAGCGGCCACTGGCGCGGCGAGGCCTTCACCCTGTCCGGTGCGGCGGCCTCGCCGCTGGCCTTGCAGGCCGCCAGGCGCCCCTACGCGATCGACCTGCGGGCGGCGGCGGGCGCCACGCGAGCACATGCGCGCGGCACGGTGACCGACCCCGTGCGCATGGCCGACTTCGACCTGCGCATGGCGCTGTCGGGACGCAACCTCGAGGACCTCTACCCGCTGATCGGGGTGGCCCTGCCACCCACCGCGCCCTATGCGCTCGATGGCCGCTTCACCCGCGACGGCACCACCTGGCATTACGACGACTTCACCGGCAAGGTCGGCGACAGCGACCTCGGCGGCTCGGCCAGCGTCACCACCGGCGGCGAGCGGCTCATGTTGCGCGCCAACCTGCACTCGGCGCGCCTGGACTTCGACGACCTGGCGGGCTTCGTCGGCGCCGCGCCGCAATCCGGAGGCGGCGAAACCAGCAACCCGGAGCTCAAGGCGCAGGCCGCCAAACAGGCGGCGAGTGGCCGCCTGCTGCCCGACACGCCCTACGCGCTGCACAAACTGAGGGCGATGGACGCCGACGTGCGCTGGAAGGCCGCGCGCATCCAGGCGCCCGGCTGGCCGCTCGACGACATGGACGCGCACATCAAGCTGCAGGCCGGGCAGCTGCGCCTGGATCCGCTCGACTTCGGCGTGGCCGGCGGCACCATCCGCTCGACGATCCGCATGGATGCACGCAAGGACGTCATCCGCACCGACGCCGACATCCAGGCGCGGCGCCTGGATCTTGCGAAACTGTTCCCGAACATCGAATTGACCCGTGACGCAGTGGGGCGCGTCGGCGGCAACATCAACATCGCCGGCAACGGCAATTCGATCGCTGACATGCTCGGCTCCGCCGACGGCGACATCGCGCTCGGCATGGGCCGTGGCCAGGTGAGCAACCTGCTGATGGAGCTGGCCGGCATCGACATCTACGAGGCGCTGAAGTTCCTCATCGGCAAGGACCGCAGGGTCGCCATCCGCTGCGCGTTCGGTGACTTCAGCGTCAAGGACGGCCTCATGACCTCGCGCGCGCTGGCGTTCGATACCAGCGACACGATCATCGTCGGCGAGGGCACCATCGACCTTGGCGACGAACGCCTGGACCTGCTGCTGAAGCCGCGGCCCAAAGACCGCAGCTTCCTGTCGCTGCGCTCGCCGCTGGTGCTCGACGGCAGCTTCCGCGACCCCCGTTTCCGCCCGGACATGGGGCGCCTCGGCCTGCGCGGCGCCATCGCCCTGGCGCTGGCCAGCATCGCGCCACCTGCGGCATTGCTGGCGACCCTTGAACTCGGCGGCGGCGAGGACAGCGGCTGCGGCGGCGACTACGCGAAGTAG